One stretch of Orcinus orca chromosome 15, mOrcOrc1.1, whole genome shotgun sequence DNA includes these proteins:
- the ZNF84 gene encoding zinc finger protein 84 isoform X1 — protein MTMLQGSFSFEDLSVDFTQKEWQLLAPCQKDLYKDVMLENYSSLVSLGYEVMKPGVILKLEHGEEPWTGDGEIPGSDSSEQVLQVNGHITWHKDNQEKLKNMKQDQECDALGKNFNLSMNFVPLRKSNSEGDIGGLILKHHIDLLIPKADYGKTEPADLNVFDKLFLHTKTEETDTWLKYYECDKYDKASCKKSQIIIYHRTHLGEKLYECSECRKRFSKKSSLIKHQSRHIREIAYGCGKCGRTFPQKSQFITHHRTHTGEKPYSCSQCGKAFSQKSQLTSHQRTHTGEKPYECGECGKAFSRKSHLISHWRTHTGEKPYGCTECGRAFSEKSNLINHQRTHTGEKPFECRECGKAFSRKSQLVTHHRTHTGTKPYGCSNCRKAFFEKSELIRHQTIHTGEKPYECSECQKAFRERSSLINHQRTHTGEKPHGCVQCGKAFSQKSHLLSHQMTHTGEKPFVCTKCGKAFSRKSQLVRHQRTHTGEKPYECSECGKAFSEKLSLTNHQRIHTGEKPYVCSECGKAFCQKSHLISHQRTHTGEKPYECSECGRAFGEKSSLATHQRTHTGEKPYECRDCEKAFSQKSQLNTHQRIHTGEKPYGCSLCQKAFFEKSELIRHQRTHTGEKPYECSECRKAFREKSSLINHQRTHTGEKPFECSDCGKAFSRKSHLIPHQRTHTGEKPYGCSECRKAFSQKSQLVNHQRIHTGEKPYQCSECGKAFSQKSQLINHRRTHTVKKS, from the exons ATGACCATGTTACAG GGGTCGTTCTCATTTGAAGATTTATCTGTGGACTTCACCCAGAAGGAATGGCAACTACTGGCCCCCTGTCAGAAGGACTTATACAAGGATGTTATGTTGGAGAACTATAGCAGCCTTGTGTCACTAG GGTATGAAGTTATGAAACCTGGTGTCATCCTCAAGTTGGAGCACGGAGAAGAGCCGTGGACAGGAGATGGAGAAATTCCAGGTTCAGACTCTTCAG aacaaGTCTTGCAAGTAAATGGTCACATCACTTGGCACAAGGATAACCAAGAGAAgcttaaaaatatgaaacaagatCAAGAATGTGATGCacttggaaaaaatttcaatctgAGCATGAACTTTGTTCCTTTAAGGAAATCAAACAGTGAAGGTGATATAGGtggattaattttaaaacatcatataGATTTACTTATTCCAAAAGCAGATTATGGAAAAACAGAACCAGCTGACTTAAATGTATTTGATAAATTGTTTCTCCATACCAAGACTGAGGAAACTGATACTTGGTTAAAATACTATGAATGTGATAAGTATGATAAAGCTAGCTGTAAGAAGTCACAGATTATCATATATCACAGAACCCATTTAGGGGAGAAGCTCTATGAATGCAGTGAATGTAGGAAACGCTTCAGTAAGAAATCAAGTCTCATTAAACATCAGAGCAGACACATAAGAGAAATAGCCTATGGCTGTGGTAAATGTGGCAGAACCTTTCCCCAGAAGTCACAGTTCATTACACATCACAGAAcgcacacaggagagaaaccttacaGTTGCAGCcagtgtgggaaagccttctcCCAGAAGTCACAGCTGACATCCCATCAGAGGACACATACAGGAGAGAAACCGTATGAATGTGGtgagtgtgggaaagccttctcCCGGAAGTCACACCTCATATCACACTGGAGGacacacacaggagagaagcCCTATGGATGCACTGAATGTGGGAGAGCCTTTAGTGAAAAGTCAAATCTCATCAATCATCAGAGgactcacacaggagagaaacctttTGAATGCagagaatgtgggaaagccttcagcaGGAAATCACAGCTCGTCACACATCACAGGACGCACACAGGAACAAAACCCTATGGATGTAGCAATTGTAGAAAAGCCTTCTTTGAGAAATCAGAGCTCATTAGACATCAGacaattcatactggagagaaaccctatgaatgcagTGAGTGTCAGAAAGCCTTCAGAGAGAGGTCCAGTCTCATTAACCATCAGAGAACACATACAGGAGAGAAGCCTCATGGGTGTGTCcagtgtgggaaagccttctcCCAGAAGTCACACCTCTTATCACATCAGATGACACACACGGGAGAGAAACCCTTTGTATGCACTaaatgtgggaaggccttcagtAGGAAATCCCAGCTTGTCAGACATCAGAGAACTCACACAGGTGAAAAACCCTAtgaatgcagtgaatgtgggaaggctttcagtgAAAAATTAAgcctcactaatcatcagagaattcatacaggagagaaaccctatgtgtgcagtgagtgtgggaaagccttttGTCAGAAGTCACATCTCATTTCACATCAGAGgactcacacaggagagaaaccctatgaatgcagTGAGTGTGGGAGAGCCTTTGGCGAGAAGTCAAGTCTGGCAACTCATCAGAGAACACACACAGGAGAAAAACCTTATGAATGCAGGGATTGTGAAAAAGCCTTCTCCCAGAAGTCACAGCTCAACACTCACCAGAGAATTCACACGGGAGAGAAACCTTATGGATGCAGTCTTTGTCAGAAAGCTTTCTTTGAGAAATCAGAACTAATTAGACATCAGAGAACTCATACAGGAGAAAAaccttatgagtgcagtgaatgtaGGAAAGCCTTCAGGGAGAAGTCAAGTCTCATCAATCATCAGAGGACACATACAGGAGAGAAGCCCTTTGAATGCAGCGACTGTGGCAAAGCCTTCTCTCGGAAGTCGCACCTCATACCACATCAGAGAacccacacaggagagaaaccctatggtTGCAGTGAATGTAGGAAGGCCTTCTCTCAGAAGTCACAGcttgttaatcatcagagaattcataccgGAGAGAAACCTTATCAAtgtagtgaatgtgggaaagccttctccCAAAAGTCACAGCTCATTAATCATCGGAGAACTCATACAGTAAAGAAGTCCTAG
- the ZNF84 gene encoding zinc finger protein 84 isoform X2 — protein MKPGVILKLEHGEEPWTGDGEIPGSDSSEQVLQVNGHITWHKDNQEKLKNMKQDQECDALGKNFNLSMNFVPLRKSNSEGDIGGLILKHHIDLLIPKADYGKTEPADLNVFDKLFLHTKTEETDTWLKYYECDKYDKASCKKSQIIIYHRTHLGEKLYECSECRKRFSKKSSLIKHQSRHIREIAYGCGKCGRTFPQKSQFITHHRTHTGEKPYSCSQCGKAFSQKSQLTSHQRTHTGEKPYECGECGKAFSRKSHLISHWRTHTGEKPYGCTECGRAFSEKSNLINHQRTHTGEKPFECRECGKAFSRKSQLVTHHRTHTGTKPYGCSNCRKAFFEKSELIRHQTIHTGEKPYECSECQKAFRERSSLINHQRTHTGEKPHGCVQCGKAFSQKSHLLSHQMTHTGEKPFVCTKCGKAFSRKSQLVRHQRTHTGEKPYECSECGKAFSEKLSLTNHQRIHTGEKPYVCSECGKAFCQKSHLISHQRTHTGEKPYECSECGRAFGEKSSLATHQRTHTGEKPYECRDCEKAFSQKSQLNTHQRIHTGEKPYGCSLCQKAFFEKSELIRHQRTHTGEKPYECSECRKAFREKSSLINHQRTHTGEKPFECSDCGKAFSRKSHLIPHQRTHTGEKPYGCSECRKAFSQKSQLVNHQRIHTGEKPYQCSECGKAFSQKSQLINHRRTHTVKKS, from the exons ATGAAACCTGGTGTCATCCTCAAGTTGGAGCACGGAGAAGAGCCGTGGACAGGAGATGGAGAAATTCCAGGTTCAGACTCTTCAG aacaaGTCTTGCAAGTAAATGGTCACATCACTTGGCACAAGGATAACCAAGAGAAgcttaaaaatatgaaacaagatCAAGAATGTGATGCacttggaaaaaatttcaatctgAGCATGAACTTTGTTCCTTTAAGGAAATCAAACAGTGAAGGTGATATAGGtggattaattttaaaacatcatataGATTTACTTATTCCAAAAGCAGATTATGGAAAAACAGAACCAGCTGACTTAAATGTATTTGATAAATTGTTTCTCCATACCAAGACTGAGGAAACTGATACTTGGTTAAAATACTATGAATGTGATAAGTATGATAAAGCTAGCTGTAAGAAGTCACAGATTATCATATATCACAGAACCCATTTAGGGGAGAAGCTCTATGAATGCAGTGAATGTAGGAAACGCTTCAGTAAGAAATCAAGTCTCATTAAACATCAGAGCAGACACATAAGAGAAATAGCCTATGGCTGTGGTAAATGTGGCAGAACCTTTCCCCAGAAGTCACAGTTCATTACACATCACAGAAcgcacacaggagagaaaccttacaGTTGCAGCcagtgtgggaaagccttctcCCAGAAGTCACAGCTGACATCCCATCAGAGGACACATACAGGAGAGAAACCGTATGAATGTGGtgagtgtgggaaagccttctcCCGGAAGTCACACCTCATATCACACTGGAGGacacacacaggagagaagcCCTATGGATGCACTGAATGTGGGAGAGCCTTTAGTGAAAAGTCAAATCTCATCAATCATCAGAGgactcacacaggagagaaacctttTGAATGCagagaatgtgggaaagccttcagcaGGAAATCACAGCTCGTCACACATCACAGGACGCACACAGGAACAAAACCCTATGGATGTAGCAATTGTAGAAAAGCCTTCTTTGAGAAATCAGAGCTCATTAGACATCAGacaattcatactggagagaaaccctatgaatgcagTGAGTGTCAGAAAGCCTTCAGAGAGAGGTCCAGTCTCATTAACCATCAGAGAACACATACAGGAGAGAAGCCTCATGGGTGTGTCcagtgtgggaaagccttctcCCAGAAGTCACACCTCTTATCACATCAGATGACACACACGGGAGAGAAACCCTTTGTATGCACTaaatgtgggaaggccttcagtAGGAAATCCCAGCTTGTCAGACATCAGAGAACTCACACAGGTGAAAAACCCTAtgaatgcagtgaatgtgggaaggctttcagtgAAAAATTAAgcctcactaatcatcagagaattcatacaggagagaaaccctatgtgtgcagtgagtgtgggaaagccttttGTCAGAAGTCACATCTCATTTCACATCAGAGgactcacacaggagagaaaccctatgaatgcagTGAGTGTGGGAGAGCCTTTGGCGAGAAGTCAAGTCTGGCAACTCATCAGAGAACACACACAGGAGAAAAACCTTATGAATGCAGGGATTGTGAAAAAGCCTTCTCCCAGAAGTCACAGCTCAACACTCACCAGAGAATTCACACGGGAGAGAAACCTTATGGATGCAGTCTTTGTCAGAAAGCTTTCTTTGAGAAATCAGAACTAATTAGACATCAGAGAACTCATACAGGAGAAAAaccttatgagtgcagtgaatgtaGGAAAGCCTTCAGGGAGAAGTCAAGTCTCATCAATCATCAGAGGACACATACAGGAGAGAAGCCCTTTGAATGCAGCGACTGTGGCAAAGCCTTCTCTCGGAAGTCGCACCTCATACCACATCAGAGAacccacacaggagagaaaccctatggtTGCAGTGAATGTAGGAAGGCCTTCTCTCAGAAGTCACAGcttgttaatcatcagagaattcataccgGAGAGAAACCTTATCAAtgtagtgaatgtgggaaagccttctccCAAAAGTCACAGCTCATTAATCATCGGAGAACTCATACAGTAAAGAAGTCCTAG